A window of Helicobacter macacae MIT 99-5501 genomic DNA:
GCTAAAGGTGCTTTTTAAGCTAGATGGGCTAAAGCGCGTGCGTATCGGCTCTCTAGAGCCTAGCCAAATAGATGAGGAGTTTTTGGAGATTTTGAGCGAAGAGAAATTTTGTAGGCATTTACACATTGCCTTGCAGCACACCCACGATGAAATGCTAAGCATTATGAATCGTGTAAATCGCTTTGAGACAGATGCACGACTGCTAGAAAAAATCGCATCTTTAGGGTATGCTATCGGCACGGATTTTATAGTAGCTCACCCGGGCGAGAGTGAAGCGATATGGCAAGAAGCCCTAGCAAACGCCAAAAGCCTGCCACTTACGCATATACACCCATTTATCTACTCATTGCGTGATGGGACACACTCTGCCAATCTCATCAAACAAGCCAAATACCCGCTTATCCGTGGCGATGTCGCCAAATCCCGCCTACACGAACTACAATCCACCATAAAAGCCAAAAACCGCCACTTTAGAGAATCAAAAAAAGCAAAAAATGCTTCTCTAAAGATTCTCATAGAAAAACAGCTAGGAGGACATTATTATGGGCTTGATGAGTTTTTTAACAAAATCATTATACAATCCCACACACCACTAAAAAACTCATCACAATCACAATGGCTAGCAATCAGTGATTATGAGATAAAAGAGGAGCATAACTATGCCATTATCTAAACGATTTTATATCGCTGTGGTTGCGATATTTTTCGCGCTTATTTTTGTGCTGATTTTGAGCTTGCGTGATAATGCAGAGACGCTATCAGCAAACGCATTTGAGGGGGCTATGCAGCAAAATCAGTTTGAAAAGCTATGGGTAGAAGATGATTATCTCTATGGCAAAACAAATAGTGGGCTATACAAAACACTTCTTATGCAGATACAACCTCAAGTGCTTACAACTATTGCTTTGCAAAAAGGGCAAGGCAAGGTGCTTTCTTGGATTGTTTTGGGCGTGATTTTTGTGTTTGTATTTGTGGTTAGCTTTATTATTTTTGGGCGAAGTATGTTTGGTAGCTTGCTTGGAGGGACATTTGGTGGCTTTTTTGGGGAGATTGGTGGAAACCGCCACAACTATTATGACAAAAAAAATATGAAAACCCTAAAAGGAGGTGGTTTGAGTGATAGCGATTCTAGGCTTGCAAAACCTAGCGGTGCAAACAATGCAGGCAATAACAGATTTTCAAATAGCTTTAGCCCAAAAAGTTTTAGTGATTCTAGCTCTTCTGGGGATTTGATAGAGCCACTACACTCACATATCAAGTTTAGCGATGTGGCAGGGATTAGCGAAGCAAAAGAGGAGCTATTAGAGATTTTGGATTTTCTAAAACACCCTGCCAAATACAGCGCACTAGGCATAAGCCTCCCAAAAGGCGTGCTTCTCTCTGGCGCACCGGGGGTGGGCAAAACCCTCATCGCAAAAGCCCTAGCAGGAGAATCTGGCGTGCCGTTTTTTTATCAAAGCGGGGCGAGCTTTGTAGAAATGTATGTAGGCGTGGGCGCAAAGCGAGTGCGTGAGTTATTTAGCGCGGCAAAGGCTAGTGCGCCCTGCATAGTGTTTATTGATGAGATAGATGCCATTGGCAAAAAGCGCACAAGCGATTCTCACAACTCCGAGCGAGAATCCACCCTAAATCAGCTACTTGTAGAAATGGATGGATTCTCCGAAAGTAGCGGTGTCATCGTGCTTGGTGCGACAAACCACATTGAAGCACTTGATTCTGCCTTGCTTAGGAGCGGTAGATTTGATAGAAAGGTGTTTATTGAGTTGCCAAACTTTGCAGAGCGAACCGAAATCCTAAAAATGTATCTAAAATCCAAAAAATCCCACATAGACCCCGTCCAAATCGCAAAAAAGACTTCAAGTTTTAGTGGAGCTATGCTTGCTACCCTTGTCAATGAAGCTGCGCTAAACACCGCAAGGCGAGGCGGAACACAAATAGAGGAGCGCGACTTTGAAGCAGTTTATGGCAAGATAAGCAGTGGCAAAAGACGATTGCCATTTTTGGACGAAAAAGCGCAGAAAATATACGCACTCTATCAAGCAAGCAAGATAATTTTCGCGCTAAAAACTTCTCTGCCACTACAAAAAGCCACACTATTTGAGGTAAGCCTACTAGAGCTAAATACTCACACCATAGGCACAAATGAGCTACTACGCAGAATCTATTTTTCACTTATTGGTTCTGTGGCGTTGTGGGAGCATTGCGGAGAGGGATTTGGCGTGGGTGGAGAGGACTTTAAGAGGGCTTGTGAGTTGGTTGAGTTTGGTAGCAAAAACGGGCTTTTTGCTAGTCCATCTAAAAATCTAGGAGGACTTTTTGGGACAAAAGAAGCAAATGAGGATTTTGAGATTTTGGAGCAAAAAAGCATTTATAGAGGGGATATTTCTAGCGCAGAGTTTGTGGCAGAAGCAGTGCAAAAACTGCTAAAAAGCAAAAATCTAAGCGAGTTTTTGCAAAAAAATATGACAGAGATTTTGCTAGCGGGTGGAGCTTTGCTAGCGTATGAGAGGCTTGATTGGCACGGAGTAGAGTCTATAAGCACAAGCAGTGGAGTAAGTGGGGCGACAAATGAAGCACAAGACACCGCAAACCCCACCAAAGAGGGAAGTAGCACAAACGGAGCAGAATTTGTCATCTCTGCATTTGCCCCCACAGTGCTTACACCATTTAACGCACTTAGCAAGGACTATTTCAACGAATCAAAAGACACGCCACCACAAACACTCCCAACACAAAATGATGAAGCAAAAGAAGCAAATAATGAATCAAAAGAATTTAGCGATTCTAAAGCAACCCCACCAAACGAGCTAGAATCACAAAAAGAGCAAAATATCAACACACAAACTAGAGACACACAAGCCAAACTAGCAAAAGAATCTCGCCAAGAGCAAGAGCACTTCATCGTGCAAAACGCTGAAATTTTGGCAGATTTTATCGGCATAAAGTTCAAATAGCGCAAAAACCCACAAACTACAAAATCCACAAACTAAAAGGTAGCCCAAATGAGTGAAATCCACACCAAATCCGCACAAAATTACCAAACACACTACCAAACCCAAAATCTAAGTTTAAGGACACCACAATGATGATAGATAAGCGCATTATCACGCATTTTGATTTTTTGTTGCCATTTTTGTTGCTACCGCTGATTGTGATTTCTTATGTCCTTATTAGCGAGGTTAGCCCTAGTCAAAACATTCGCCAAACTATCTATGTGCTTTTTGGCATAGCAGCGTTTTGCTTTGTGTTTTTTCTACCATTTCGGCAAGCAAACAAAATGATAATCGTGTTTTATTGGGTTTGCATTTTGCTACTTATCCTTGTGCTTGTAGCAGGGACTAAGCAGCTAGGAGCGCAGAGGTGGCTTACTATCGGGGCATTTTCACTTCAGCCTAGCGAGCCTGTCAAAGTCGCTATTATCCTCCTGCTAGGGCTTCACATATCTACCAATCCCCCTCCACCAAACGGCTATGGGATTAAGCAGTTTTGTATTTTGAGCTTTTATATTTTGTTGCCATTTGTGTTGATTTTGCTTCAGCCAGATTTGGGAACGGCATTGGTGGTGCTATTTATGGGGTTTGGCACGCTGTTTTTGATAGGGGTAAATCCACGCATTTGGATAACACTCATAATGTCCGTGCTTGTGGCTTCGCCTTTTATCTATGGCTCGCTAAAAGACTACCAAAAAAAGAGAATCCACGACTTCATTAGCGAAAAGCCAAGCTACCACGTCCAGCAATCAATCATCACCATAGGTTCAGGTGGCATTCTAGGAAAGAAAAAAGAAGAATCCACCCAAACACAGCTAAAGTTCCTCCCCATAGCCACGAGTGATTTTATATTTGCCTACTTTGTGGAGCGGTGGGGATTTTTGGGGGCGATTTTTCTTCTCGGGCTTTATGGCGTGATGATTTTGCATATTTTATCCTTTTGCTTTATGGGAGAAAAGGACTATCGCTTGCGCACCACCGCTGCGGCAGTGGCTATGCTGCTGTTTTTTTATGTATCTGTAAATATCGGTATGACGATAGACTTTGCCCCTGTGGTTGGGATACCATTGCCACTTATGAGCTACGGAGGGAGTAGCTTTATTACCTTTATGGTGCTTTTTGGGATACTAGAAAATATGCTCGCATTTCGCTTTAGCTACACTAATAGCCAAAATCCCCTAAAAGTGCTCGTGCGCAAGAGAAAGTGGGGGGGGGGGGGCGATAAAAGATAGCTCGACATAAAATCCTAATGAAATCATAAAAAGTAAGCATAGCTATTTGATATAGAAGTGCTTGCTAGCTTGGATTTTATTTGGTTAGCCCTTTGATTAGCAAGTGAGATTTGAAGTGCTTATTAAAAGAGATTTTTGGTATTTTGTGGATTTTGTAGTAAATTTTTGGTAGAATCTTGCCTTGCACTTTCTTGCGTTATTTTACTCGCTTGCTTTTTTGCTTGCGTTTTGGTTTGAAAAGGACCTTTAGCTCAGCTGGTCAGAGCACTCGGCTCATAACCGATTGGTCGTAGGTTCAAGTCCTACAAGGTCCACCATTACTTCTTATACCTCTTTTAACTACTTTTTAGCCATTTATCAAAACCTCATTCATACCAAGCAAGCATTTAAAGCCTTTTAGCGAATCAATGATTTTTTCTTTTGGCAAGTTGCGCGTGATAAAGACAAGATTTGAGCCAGCTTGCGCGTCCTTTTTGATATGCGTAGGCGGGTGGATAATGTGCATCGCACCATTTATGCTTACCAAAAAATCCTCGCCAATATCGATAATCCCCTTTACGCGCAGGACTTTCGTGCCGTATTTGTGAAGCAACAAACTTAGCCAAATCCCAAATCCACTCCACTCAATCGCTCCACTAAAGCTAATGCTAAGCGTATCAAAGCCCTGTGCGTGGGGTTTGTGCGAATCGTTGCTAAAATATTTGCATAAATCTTGTGAATCTAGTGCTAGATTCGCGCGATTCGTAGCTTGATTCGCAGAGCGATTCGCGCTATTTTGTGTAAATAATCGCTCATAATTCGCCCCCAAAATCGCTTTATCAAAAATCTCCACACTTGGATTTAGCCCCAAAATCTCCGCTCTTAACGCACTCAAAGCCTCCTCATCGCTTTGCAAATCCGTCTTTGTCAGCAAAATACTATCGGCAAAGATGATTTGCTCCCGCGCCTCGTTATTTTCAAGGTGCAAAAATCCATTTAGTGCGTCAATACAGGCAATCACGCCCTGTGCCTCAAAATGCGCCCCCAAAAATGTATCGCTAAGAAGCGTCCATAAAATCGGCGCGGGATTTGCTAGCCCTGTGGTTTCGATGATTACGCGATTTAGCACTTCGCCACGCGAATCATAGCCATTTAGCACATTTCTTAGCGATTCCACCAAATCAACTCTACGATTGCAGCACACGCACCCCGCGTTTAGATATAGCATTTGCTCCTCGCTATAATCCACGCTCGAGCGCAAGACTCGCTGGTCTAGGGCGACTTGCCCGATTTCATTTATGATTACGGCTATGCCTTTGTCGTTGTTTGCGCCTAGATACTGCCCCAAAAAGCTAGTTTTGCCACTGCCTAGAAAGCCTGTGATAAGCGTGAGTGGAATCTTTGCCATTTAGTTTAAGTGCGTAGATTTGCGTTTCGCGCTAAAATTCGCGACAGATTCGCGATTCAAATTAGATTCTCCCAAAAATGCCAAAAGATTGCTATCTAGCGCGTCAATCTCTCTTTTTGCCAAATCCTTTGCCTTATCCCACAAATCGCCCAAATCATTGACAATCACACTTTGCCCCTTTTTATCGCACAGCACGAATTTACTGCCCTGCCAATCATCGATTTTCAGCCCATAAAAGCGCAAAATCTCATTTAGCAATTTTACGCGCTTTAGTCGCGCTCTCTTGCGCGAAAAAGCGTTTTCATTCACGCTAGATTTTTGCCCTGCTAGATTCATATCGCTCCCAAAGCTAATATCACTCCAATGGAACGAGCTAACCAACTCACCGCACAAAATACACATTTTATTTCCTTTTCAATTTGTGTCTTTGGTATGCAATTTCGCACTTGTAAGAATTTTTGGACTTCAACAGACTCTAAGTCTAGTTGAGAGCCCAAAAATTCTTACAAATACAAAAGCCACACCGCCATTACTTCGATTGCGATTCGTTTTGCGAATCGATTACAAATCAAACGCAAATCTATAATATTCCGTCATTGCGAGATTCTGCGCAAGCAGAATCGTGGCAATCCACCGTTAAAAAGAATGCAGAACCAAGAGTGGATTACCACGCAGATTTTGCGATTCGCAGAATCTATCACTTTTTATCATTGCGAGGACTTTGCCCGAAGCTATCCGCAAGTTCAAAAATAGACAAATTACTTTCGCGCTATTTCTTACGCGGACATCGCTTCAAAAAATCATCAGCGATTTGATTGAAAGTTACCCACTTCACGCCATCGTGTTTGTTGATATGCTCGATTATGCGCTCGTGCATTAGTAGCACTTGGGGACGCCCGCTCACATCAGGGTGAATCGTCATTCCAAACACCGCATAATCCATTTCCCTATAAACCCAATCAAATTGGTCAATCCACATTTGCCCTATATCGCGGGGGCTTACAAAGCCAAAGCTATTTGGCGACTTTTTGATAAACATCATCGGTGGCAAATCGTCTAAATACCAATTCGCAGGGATTTCCACCAAATCCGTTTCCTCCCCGCGCACCAAAGGCTTCATCCAATCTTTCGCCTCCCCACTATAATCAATCTTACTCCACTTATCGCCCACGCGCACATAGTATGGGGTAAAATCATTGTGCATAAGCGAGTGGTCATACTTTATGCCGTGCTTTAGCAAAAGCTCGTTTGTAATGTTTGAGAACTCCCACCACGGCGCGACATAGCCTGTGGGTGCTTTGCCCGTAAGCCCTTTGATTAGCTCAATGCTTTTTAGCAAGACATCTTCTTCTTGCTTCGCGCTCATTGCGATAGGATTTTCGTGCGAATAGCCGTGCGCACCGATTTCGTGCCCTGCATCGACTATCATTTTCATCTGCTCTGGGAATGTCTCAATCGAATGTCCCGGTGCAAACCAAGTCGCAGGCAAATTGTATCTTTGAAATAGCTTCAAAAGTCGTGGGATTCCCACTTCTCCTGCAAAAAGTCCTCGCGAAATATCATCGGGCGAATCTTCGCCACCATAGCTACCTAGCCACCCTGCCACCGCGTCAATATCCACGCCATAAGCTACTAAAATCTCTTTTGCCATTTGTTACTCCTTTAAGTCAATTTGCCAAAACTCCTTTTAGTGAGTTTGGTATCAAAGTCTTTTAGGTAGGGAATCGCTTTGCGTTGTGAGTAAATCTCATCTAAGTTAATTTGTGCGATTATGGCTTCATTTAGTTTTGTGGCTTTTTTGATGATAGTGCCTTGTGGTGAGATAATTCTTGAATCCCCTGCAAATTCTGCGTCTTTTTGCGTGGAGAGCGCAGAATCTAGCGCGTTAGATTCAACACCGCTATGATTACACGCTAACACAAAACACCCATTTTCCACTGCCCTCGCCCCACTTAGCAAATCCCAATTATACGCCCTTGCCGCTCCAAACGCACTAGGATAGATTAAAATCTCCGCACCTTGCAAAGCCAAAATATTTGCGCCCACACCAAAGCCTATTTCATAGCAAATCTGCAAACCCACTTTCGCGCTGAAATCGCCAAAGTTTAGCTTAAAAACTTCGTATTTTTTGCCCTTGCTAAAACGCGACTTTTCATCACCCCACAGATAGATTTTGCGGTGTTTGCCTACGCATTTCCCGCTTGGTGCGATGATATAGGCGGTGTCATATAATTTTTTGCCCGATTTTTCTATGCCACACGCCACGATATGCACGGAGTTTTCTTTTGCAAACGCACTTAGTGTTTTGAAAGTCGCGTGTTTTTGTGGCTTTGCAAAATCCATCGCGAAATCTTTGTCGTGCGGAGCAACACAATATCCACTATCAAATAACTCGTGAAATACCACTAGATTCACGCCTTTTTTAAGCGAATCTTTTGCTAGTTTTAGCGCAAGGGATAGATTTTCATCGCGCAAAAACGGCTTAGGACACATTTGGATAAGGGCGACATTTAGGATTCGCATTTTGATTCCTTACACTTTTGCTTTTATTGTAGTCATATATTTATTAACGCTACTGCTACAAAATCTATATTTTTTCTTAAAATACACAAAAAGTAACATTATGCTAATGCTTCTATGTCTATGCTATTTATCCTTAGAGAACTGATTTGATTACAAAGATTTATGCCTATATTTTTGAAATAATGCCTAAGTATGTAACAAAGTTTTTGTATCATAATCAGCATAATAGTAAGAATGTTGTGAGTTTTTGCAAAAAACCTTAAAGGAGAGAAAATGCCTCACAAAGAAAATTCAGCAAATCGTGTGTATTTTTTCGCTACTTGTATCGGGGCGGCGGCGTATTCTAGCACTTGCGTAAATGCTATCAAACTCCTCCAAAACGCAGGCGCACAAGTGGTTTTCAAAAAAGACCAAACTTGCTGCGGGCAGCCAAGCTTTAATTCTGGCTACTATGATGAGACGCGCAAAATCGCCTTGCACAATATGGAGCTTTTCGATGAAGAGATTCCTATTATCTTGCCTAGTGGCTCGTGCGCGGGAATGATGAGGGTGGATTATTTGGAGCTTTTTGAGGGGAGTGAGCACTATGAGAGGGCAAAGAGATTTTGCACTCGCATATATGAGCTAAGCGAGTATCTGCTTGCTCGTGGCGTGGCTTATGAGGACAAAGGGGCTAGCACAAATGTAACTTGGCATAGCAACTGCCACGCCCTGCGCACTGCTAAGTGCATAGAGCCAGCCAAAACCCTGCTAAGAGGACTAAAAAATGTCAATCTCATCGAGCTAGAGCGCGAGGAGGAGTGTTGCGGGTTTGGTGGGACATTTAGCGTAAAAGAGCCAGAGGTGAGCAACGCTATGGTTACGCGCAAAGTTGAAGACATACAAGCGCGAAATGTGGAGTATTTGCTATCAGCAGACGCAGGCTGTCTGCTAAATATCGCAGGGGCTATGGCAAAGCAAGGCGTGAGTGTGAAGCCTATGCACTTATATGATTTCCTAGCCCAGCGCATAGGAATCGCCTAAAAAGAGCGCAAAAATGCAAGTAAGAAAGGCGAAAAAGGCAATGCAAAAAGTAGCGGAAAAAGCGCGAGCAACAATCTAGATTCTAGAATCTAGAGACGTGCTTTTTACGCGTTTGATTTGCAAAGCACAAAAAGCACTAAAGCCAAGATAACAAACACAACAAGGGAGGCAAAAATGAGTAGCACCACAAATCTAAGCACCAAAGAGCTAAAAGGCAAATACCACAGCGCGATAGAAAAAGGACTAAGCAATAAGCAACTCCAAGAAAATCTATTGCGTGCGATGGATACTCTGCGGGGCAATCGCAAAAAACTCGTAACCACAAGGTTTATTGATTGGGAATCGCTTCGCGCTAAGGGCAAGGAGATTAAGCAAAAAAACTTACGCAAACTTGATAAAAATCTCTTAGAGTTTGAGAAAAACGCCACAAAAAATGGTATGAAAGTGCATTGGGCTCGGGACGCAAAAGAGGCAAATGAGCTTATTTATGGGATTATGAAAGACAAAGGTGCACTCAAAGTCCTCAAAGGTAAGTCAATGGCAAGCGAGGAAATCGGCTTTAATCACTTCGTAGAATCTAAGGGATTAGAGGCGTTTGAGACGGATTTGGGCGAAGTGATTTTACAGCTTCTTGGCGAGCCGCCTGTGCATATTGTCGTCCCCGCTATCCACAAAAACCGCTACGAAGTGGGTGAGCTATTTCACGCTAAGCTAAATGCCCCGCTAGAAAATGAAATCGAAAAGCTCAACGCCATAGCGCGAAACTATATGCGCAAGGAGTTTCAAACTTTCACTATGGGAATGAGTGGGGTGAATTTCGCCATAGCAAATGAGGGCGCGATATGGCTTATCGAAAACGAGGGCAATGGGCGAATGAGCACCACTGCGCCCGATGTGCATATCGCCATTTGTGGAATCGAAAAGGTGGTGGAGAGCTTTGAAGATGCTGCGATTTTGGACTCTATGCTCGCACCCTCTGCGGTGGGAAGCGTCATCACTTGTTATAACAACATAATCACTTCCCCGCGCAAAGAGGGCGAAAAAGACGGACCAAAAGAAGTGCATATCGTGCTGCTTGATAACAACCGCTCAAATATGCTAAAAGATAGCCACTACTACCGCTCGATGAGCTGTATCCGCTGTGGGAGCTGTCTAAATCACTGCCCCGTGTATGATAAAATCGGCGGGCACGCATACTTAAGCACATATCCCGGACCCATAGGTGAAGTGATTACCCCACAAATCTATGGGCTAAATTCTTGCTCGCCGATGCTTGATTTGTGCTCACTATGTGGGCGATGTAGCGAGGTGTGTCCTGTGGAGATTCCCCTAGCGGAGCTGATACGCGATTTGCGAAGTGAGCGCGTAGGGCAGGGCAGAAAGATAGTCAAAGCAAATGGCGAATATGGCGCAAGTGGCGTGGCTTCGAGTGGCGCAAGTGGTGCTTCAGGTGGTGCAGGTGTCGCAAGTGGTATTTCAAGCGGTGCGAATGCTCTAGATTCTGAACTGCATACGCAAAATCCTATCGAGCAAAGCGCGATGAGAGGATTTGCAAACCTCGCTACAAGCCCAGCTAAATGGCGATTTGTAATGAGTCT
This region includes:
- a CDS encoding polysaccharide deacetylase family protein; this encodes MAKEILVAYGVDIDAVAGWLGSYGGEDSPDDISRGLFAGEVGIPRLLKLFQRYNLPATWFAPGHSIETFPEQMKMIVDAGHEIGAHGYSHENPIAMSAKQEEDVLLKSIELIKGLTGKAPTGYVAPWWEFSNITNELLLKHGIKYDHSLMHNDFTPYYVRVGDKWSKIDYSGEAKDWMKPLVRGEETDLVEIPANWYLDDLPPMMFIKKSPNSFGFVSPRDIGQMWIDQFDWVYREMDYAVFGMTIHPDVSGRPQVLLMHERIIEHINKHDGVKWVTFNQIADDFLKRCPRKK
- a CDS encoding (Fe-S)-binding protein; protein product: MPHKENSANRVYFFATCIGAAAYSSTCVNAIKLLQNAGAQVVFKKDQTCCGQPSFNSGYYDETRKIALHNMELFDEEIPIILPSGSCAGMMRVDYLELFEGSEHYERAKRFCTRIYELSEYLLARGVAYEDKGASTNVTWHSNCHALRTAKCIEPAKTLLRGLKNVNLIELEREEECCGFGGTFSVKEPEVSNAMVTRKVEDIQARNVEYLLSADAGCLLNIAGAMAKQGVSVKPMHLYDFLAQRIGIA
- a CDS encoding carbon-nitrogen hydrolase family protein, which encodes MRILNVALIQMCPKPFLRDENLSLALKLAKDSLKKGVNLVVFHELFDSGYCVAPHDKDFAMDFAKPQKHATFKTLSAFAKENSVHIVACGIEKSGKKLYDTAYIIAPSGKCVGKHRKIYLWGDEKSRFSKGKKYEVFKLNFGDFSAKVGLQICYEIGFGVGANILALQGAEILIYPSAFGAARAYNWDLLSGARAVENGCFVLACNHSGVESNALDSALSTQKDAEFAGDSRIISPQGTIIKKATKLNEAIIAQINLDEIYSQRKAIPYLKDFDTKLTKRSFGKLT
- a CDS encoding AAA family ATPase, producing MPLSKRFYIAVVAIFFALIFVLILSLRDNAETLSANAFEGAMQQNQFEKLWVEDDYLYGKTNSGLYKTLLMQIQPQVLTTIALQKGQGKVLSWIVLGVIFVFVFVVSFIIFGRSMFGSLLGGTFGGFFGEIGGNRHNYYDKKNMKTLKGGGLSDSDSRLAKPSGANNAGNNRFSNSFSPKSFSDSSSSGDLIEPLHSHIKFSDVAGISEAKEELLEILDFLKHPAKYSALGISLPKGVLLSGAPGVGKTLIAKALAGESGVPFFYQSGASFVEMYVGVGAKRVRELFSAAKASAPCIVFIDEIDAIGKKRTSDSHNSERESTLNQLLVEMDGFSESSGVIVLGATNHIEALDSALLRSGRFDRKVFIELPNFAERTEILKMYLKSKKSHIDPVQIAKKTSSFSGAMLATLVNEAALNTARRGGTQIEERDFEAVYGKISSGKRRLPFLDEKAQKIYALYQASKIIFALKTSLPLQKATLFEVSLLELNTHTIGTNELLRRIYFSLIGSVALWEHCGEGFGVGGEDFKRACELVEFGSKNGLFASPSKNLGGLFGTKEANEDFEILEQKSIYRGDISSAEFVAEAVQKLLKSKNLSEFLQKNMTEILLAGGALLAYERLDWHGVESISTSSGVSGATNEAQDTANPTKEGSSTNGAEFVISAFAPTVLTPFNALSKDYFNESKDTPPQTLPTQNDEAKEANNESKEFSDSKATPPNELESQKEQNINTQTRDTQAKLAKESRQEQEHFIVQNAEILADFIGIKFK
- a CDS encoding CobW family GTP-binding protein: MAKIPLTLITGFLGSGKTSFLGQYLGANNDKGIAVIINEIGQVALDQRVLRSSVDYSEEQMLYLNAGCVCCNRRVDLVESLRNVLNGYDSRGEVLNRVIIETTGLANPAPILWTLLSDTFLGAHFEAQGVIACIDALNGFLHLENNEAREQIIFADSILLTKTDLQSDEEALSALRAEILGLNPSVEIFDKAILGANYERLFTQNSANRSANQATNRANLALDSQDLCKYFSNDSHKPHAQGFDTLSISFSGAIEWSGFGIWLSLLLHKYGTKVLRVKGIIDIGEDFLVSINGAMHIIHPPTHIKKDAQAGSNLVFITRNLPKEKIIDSLKGFKCLLGMNEVLING
- a CDS encoding FtsW/RodA/SpoVE family cell cycle protein, with protein sequence MMIDKRIITHFDFLLPFLLLPLIVISYVLISEVSPSQNIRQTIYVLFGIAAFCFVFFLPFRQANKMIIVFYWVCILLLILVLVAGTKQLGAQRWLTIGAFSLQPSEPVKVAIILLLGLHISTNPPPPNGYGIKQFCILSFYILLPFVLILLQPDLGTALVVLFMGFGTLFLIGVNPRIWITLIMSVLVASPFIYGSLKDYQKKRIHDFISEKPSYHVQQSIITIGSGGILGKKKEESTQTQLKFLPIATSDFIFAYFVERWGFLGAIFLLGLYGVMILHILSFCFMGEKDYRLRTTAAAVAMLLFFYVSVNIGMTIDFAPVVGIPLPLMSYGGSSFITFMVLFGILENMLAFRFSYTNSQNPLKVLVRKRKWGGGGDKR
- a CDS encoding LutB/LldF family L-lactate oxidation iron-sulfur protein, with product MSSTTNLSTKELKGKYHSAIEKGLSNKQLQENLLRAMDTLRGNRKKLVTTRFIDWESLRAKGKEIKQKNLRKLDKNLLEFEKNATKNGMKVHWARDAKEANELIYGIMKDKGALKVLKGKSMASEEIGFNHFVESKGLEAFETDLGEVILQLLGEPPVHIVVPAIHKNRYEVGELFHAKLNAPLENEIEKLNAIARNYMRKEFQTFTMGMSGVNFAIANEGAIWLIENEGNGRMSTTAPDVHIAICGIEKVVESFEDAAILDSMLAPSAVGSVITCYNNIITSPRKEGEKDGPKEVHIVLLDNNRSNMLKDSHYYRSMSCIRCGSCLNHCPVYDKIGGHAYLSTYPGPIGEVITPQIYGLNSCSPMLDLCSLCGRCSEVCPVEIPLAELIRDLRSERVGQGRKIVKANGEYGASGVASSGASGASGGAGVASGISSGANALDSELHTQNPIEQSAMRGFANLATSPAKWRFVMSLTHLAPLAKPFASFVPLLSKWVKYRAFPKVSGGLHQKVKQMQGVIYE